The following proteins are encoded in a genomic region of Vibrio taketomensis:
- a CDS encoding MipA/OmpV family protein, with amino-acid sequence MDKRLSLIALTIGSGALFFSIEAYSQDQFDDFTFVGAGVATGESVFSNQGNRVGAELYLFHNSQYGFIDGSLANYSILPWFGISGNVRLAEVSDDFDDIPNGINNRDSSGELGVTLGTLGARLTYLHDVTNVHDGYEIQLHLGRAFDTPINQLTVSPYVQINYRDDNLSAHLYSISADESSASGLARFDAGDTWVYQAGVIGLYDVSEHFLAISKFELEHHDSRSPLVQNEIGWKFSIGAAYRF; translated from the coding sequence ATGGACAAAAGACTTTCTTTAATCGCATTAACCATCGGTAGTGGAGCGTTGTTTTTCTCTATTGAGGCTTATTCACAAGATCAATTTGATGATTTCACCTTTGTCGGCGCGGGAGTGGCGACGGGTGAGTCGGTCTTTTCGAACCAAGGGAACAGAGTAGGAGCAGAGCTTTATCTGTTTCACAATAGCCAATATGGCTTTATTGATGGCAGTTTAGCAAACTATTCAATTCTGCCTTGGTTTGGGATCTCAGGTAATGTCCGTCTTGCTGAAGTATCGGATGATTTTGATGACATCCCTAATGGCATCAATAACCGAGACAGCAGCGGTGAGTTAGGCGTAACGTTAGGCACTCTAGGCGCGAGGCTGACCTATCTGCACGATGTGACGAACGTTCATGATGGTTACGAAATTCAGCTTCATCTTGGCCGAGCGTTTGATACACCGATCAATCAGTTGACGGTCTCTCCGTATGTGCAAATCAACTATCGTGATGACAATCTCTCCGCGCATCTCTACAGCATTTCCGCCGATGAATCGAGTGCTTCAGGGTTGGCCCGTTTTGATGCGGGAGATACCTGGGTTTATCAAGCTGGAGTGATTGGATTGTATGATGTTAGCGAACATTTCTTGGCAATATCAAAATTCGAGCTGGAACACCATGATAGCCGTAGTCCACTAGTGCAAAATGAGATTGGCTGGAAGTTTAGTATTGGTGCAGCCTACCGTTTCTGA
- a CDS encoding DUF924 family protein: MQQQVLDFWFKELESKDWFVSNPKVDQQIETRFGALLQHAAQAELFSWRSTAQGRLAEIIVLDQFSRNVYRNTPQAFSQDALALALAQEAVRIGADEQLSIVERSFLYMPYMHSESELIHQQAVVLFNQPGLENNYDFELKHKAIIDRFGRYPHRNAILNRTSTQEEIDFLAQPGSRF, from the coding sequence TTGCAACAACAGGTATTGGATTTTTGGTTCAAAGAGCTCGAGAGCAAAGATTGGTTTGTCTCTAACCCCAAAGTTGATCAGCAAATTGAAACGCGTTTTGGTGCATTATTGCAGCACGCAGCGCAGGCAGAGCTATTCTCTTGGCGAAGCACAGCACAGGGACGACTTGCTGAAATCATCGTGCTCGACCAGTTTTCGCGTAATGTCTATCGCAATACACCACAAGCGTTTAGCCAAGATGCGCTCGCTTTAGCATTAGCTCAAGAAGCAGTAAGAATAGGTGCCGATGAACAGCTATCAATTGTAGAAAGATCGTTTCTTTATATGCCTTACATGCATAGCGAGTCTGAACTCATCCATCAACAAGCCGTCGTACTATTTAACCAACCGGGGCTGGAAAACAACTATGACTTTGAGCTGAAACACAAAGCGATTATCGACCGATTTGGCCGCTATCCACATCGCAACGCCATCCTCAATCGAACCAGTACGCAGGAAGAAATCGACTTTCTCGCACAACCAGGATCACGTTTCTAA
- a CDS encoding LysE/ArgO family amino acid transporter, with the protein MSVFFAGFLLGLSLIVAIGAQNAFVLKQGIQKQHVLLVCSICALSDAILIGAGVAGFGILVTQFPSIEQIARYAGAAFLTFYGLRSFYSAWRENHALTPQGVVPSSPWRTMSLCLAFTWLNPHVYLDTVVLLGSISTQYEPYKHLFALGAMSASLVFFFSLGFGARLLAPFFRHPRAWKILEVAIGSIMLILAVKLL; encoded by the coding sequence ATGAGTGTATTCTTTGCTGGTTTTTTGCTGGGATTGTCGTTAATTGTCGCGATCGGTGCGCAAAATGCTTTTGTACTCAAACAAGGAATACAAAAACAGCATGTACTTTTAGTCTGCTCAATTTGCGCACTCTCCGATGCGATCTTAATTGGTGCTGGAGTGGCGGGCTTTGGGATTTTAGTGACTCAGTTTCCTAGCATAGAGCAAATCGCTCGCTATGCCGGAGCTGCATTTCTGACCTTTTATGGCTTGCGTAGCTTCTATTCTGCTTGGCGAGAAAATCATGCACTCACTCCTCAAGGTGTTGTTCCATCCTCCCCTTGGCGAACCATGAGCTTATGTCTTGCGTTCACTTGGTTGAACCCGCACGTTTATCTCGACACAGTGGTATTGCTGGGTTCGATCTCAACACAATATGAACCATACAAGCATTTGTTTGCTTTAGGCGCTATGAGCGCCTCACTGGTGTTTTTCTTTAGCCTCGGTTTTGGTGCTCGCTTGCTCGCGCCTTTCTTTCGTCATCCTCGAGCATGGAAAATTCTTGAAGTCGCGATCGGTTCGATAATGCTGATATTGGCAGTTAAACTGTTATAA
- a CDS encoding VOC family protein: protein MIEIKGLDHIVLRTRDLNAMLHFYQTILGCPIERRLEELGLTQLRAGSALIDIVTVDSELGRLGGEAPTQNGRNMDHFCLQIAPIEETELNQHLASYNVAYGEFTERYGAQGFGRSIYVQDPEGNVVELKPFIDTNKGAI from the coding sequence ATGATTGAGATAAAGGGTCTTGACCACATTGTGCTTCGCACCCGTGATTTAAACGCAATGCTGCATTTTTATCAAACCATCCTTGGCTGTCCGATTGAGCGTCGCTTGGAAGAACTTGGGCTAACACAACTCAGAGCGGGTTCTGCGCTGATTGATATCGTCACGGTTGACAGTGAACTGGGCCGCCTGGGAGGCGAAGCGCCAACGCAAAATGGCCGCAATATGGATCACTTTTGTTTGCAAATTGCACCTATTGAAGAAACGGAGCTCAACCAGCATTTAGCCAGCTATAACGTTGCATACGGTGAGTTTACCGAGCGTTATGGTGCGCAAGGATTCGGTCGATCAATTTATGTGCAAGACCCTGAAGGCAATGTGGTCGAACTAAAACCGTTTATAGACACAAATAAAGGGGCAATATGA
- a CDS encoding Rho-binding antiterminator, with amino-acid sequence MISCSQYDYLEIACMYHFSIRLTLLNGETIEGEAADTGYNNQKQECLIINTSNGKHAIPTEVLKSLEVITDNPHFTFVEFKQ; translated from the coding sequence ATGATCAGTTGTAGCCAATACGATTACTTAGAAATTGCGTGTATGTATCACTTTTCGATTCGACTCACTCTTTTGAATGGAGAGACGATAGAAGGCGAAGCCGCCGATACTGGGTACAACAACCAGAAACAAGAGTGTTTGATCATTAACACCAGCAATGGAAAACACGCAATCCCCACTGAGGTGCTAAAAAGTCTTGAAGTAATCACTGACAACCCACACTTTACGTTTGTTGAATTCAAACAGTAA
- a CDS encoding DUF3612 domain-containing protein: MQLSKSLIRQSHFLGTKIRNLRKRNHLTMEDLSARCIRVNPEYAPSVSYLSMIERGKRVPSIDMLEVIAEVFQKSPNWFLDDEPTNEDITPDKGKRGGINGMALEPSFLFSKEILQIAIPEMLSQTGITGKQFAHLLIRAHQESHQNHFPDLERAAEEVGLKRLNLSVQDLMDIARSMGLTIRWVSRAPQDVVDELGMSAKQVVTSFFEPPGSIYLNEVLKDYPTRLKYDLAVYIGHCVLHSKEGLKSVLSVGHANTWEEHQDLNSNSELNSQHILQAWRDFESSFFAGALLCPKVPFRQLLDRNGYEIDVHKKAGVSPSVAMRRMTVVSPYPHWHYFDAYGQNKLKAVYRGNGIPLPWGNMRKVNDPCQHWAVFRRLSQPQLGSSAQLSILHVGDEPRIYCCESMNMTDPAGNNRVLCAGIDLNPAIDAQGGHSRSIAEELKALCVANGGSAAIPSHIKREFTTIAKILNINWVERGLESDARVICSRGAVCPRQPSCYNND, from the coding sequence ATGCAGCTGTCAAAAAGTTTAATCCGTCAGTCCCATTTTTTGGGCACTAAGATCAGAAATCTAAGAAAGCGCAACCATTTAACCATGGAAGATCTCTCTGCGCGCTGTATTCGCGTCAACCCCGAATACGCACCTTCAGTCTCATACCTCTCAATGATCGAGCGAGGTAAGCGAGTTCCCAGCATTGATATGCTTGAGGTGATTGCTGAAGTATTCCAAAAAAGCCCCAATTGGTTTCTCGATGACGAACCTACGAACGAAGATATCACGCCGGATAAAGGTAAACGTGGTGGCATCAACGGTATGGCATTAGAGCCTAGTTTTCTCTTTTCGAAAGAGATTCTGCAAATCGCCATTCCTGAAATGCTTTCCCAAACAGGTATCACGGGAAAGCAGTTCGCACATTTGTTAATTCGAGCGCATCAAGAAAGTCATCAAAACCATTTTCCCGATCTTGAGAGAGCAGCCGAAGAGGTCGGACTTAAAAGATTGAATCTTTCGGTGCAGGATTTAATGGATATCGCGCGTAGTATGGGTCTCACTATTCGCTGGGTATCACGTGCACCCCAAGATGTCGTTGACGAACTTGGCATGAGTGCCAAGCAAGTAGTGACTTCGTTTTTTGAACCACCAGGCAGTATCTACCTCAATGAAGTCCTCAAAGATTACCCCACTCGACTGAAATATGACTTAGCCGTGTATATTGGACACTGCGTGTTGCATAGCAAAGAAGGCCTTAAGAGTGTTTTGTCGGTTGGGCATGCCAATACTTGGGAAGAACATCAGGATCTCAACAGCAACTCAGAGCTAAATTCCCAACACATTTTGCAAGCATGGCGAGATTTCGAATCAAGCTTCTTTGCGGGGGCCTTACTCTGCCCGAAAGTACCCTTTCGTCAACTGTTGGATCGTAATGGTTATGAAATTGATGTGCACAAAAAAGCCGGAGTCTCCCCTTCTGTTGCCATGCGCCGCATGACCGTTGTTTCACCATACCCACATTGGCATTATTTTGATGCTTACGGACAAAATAAACTGAAAGCGGTGTATCGAGGTAATGGTATTCCGCTACCTTGGGGCAATATGCGCAAAGTAAACGACCCATGTCAGCACTGGGCTGTATTTCGTCGTTTGTCACAACCTCAACTTGGTAGTTCAGCGCAATTGTCTATCCTCCATGTGGGTGATGAACCAAGGATTTACTGCTGTGAGTCGATGAATATGACTGATCCTGCTGGTAACAATCGTGTTTTATGTGCTGGTATCGATTTGAATCCAGCGATTGATGCTCAAGGCGGACATTCACGCTCTATCGCTGAAGAGCTAAAGGCATTGTGTGTGGCGAATGGTGGTAGTGCAGCGATACCTAGTCACATTAAACGCGAGTTCACTACTATTGCAAAAATACTCAATATCAATTGGGTTGAACGAGGGCTAGAATCGGATGCGCGTGTAATTTGTTCACGAGGTGCAGTGTGCCCAAGGCAGCCAAGTTGCTATAACAATGACTAA
- a CDS encoding diguanylate cyclase translates to MELGRGWDRTLVLLFIPFIFLALVCIEYTHLLHHQYVARNDQDNAREELALIRSKIESLVISDISLAKSIPMIVASNPQLSQSQWKDVAKSISERSKHISAMLLAPDNVIKYVYPVKQFSDLIGVDYQQHSEHWPVVKHAMATKDVVLEDSMPLQKGDPGIVARIPIFLDPPFYQRYWGVASVVISLQNLLADAGVSEFEEHYDIAIAVMENEEQVGNLLYGEQNTQQNAFTNEVISFSHGQWLLSASTENGYASDADWYQRNSVRLIGYSALILVILAFFAVFRLYRTANQLSLHDDLTGLPNRRYFIFTLQRHLTIAKNSSGKEYFALVNIDLDKFKQINDKYGHDAGDRVLRVVGERIQNALRASDVVARVGGDEFLVLVPRMREEQHIQSIVRNIRSALIEPPIEYNQVLISIRASFGYAIYSREMSSVEAIMKAADSAMYKQKFNDLEK, encoded by the coding sequence ATGGAGCTAGGAAGAGGCTGGGATCGAACATTAGTTTTACTTTTTATCCCGTTTATTTTCCTAGCATTGGTGTGTATCGAATATACCCACCTGCTGCACCACCAATATGTTGCGCGCAATGACCAAGATAATGCAAGGGAAGAATTAGCGTTAATTCGTTCAAAAATTGAATCTTTGGTGATTTCAGATATCTCTTTAGCTAAAAGTATCCCAATGATTGTTGCCAGTAATCCTCAACTGTCTCAGTCACAATGGAAAGACGTTGCGAAGAGCATCTCCGAGCGAAGCAAACACATCAGCGCAATGCTGCTTGCACCAGATAATGTGATCAAATACGTCTATCCAGTAAAGCAATTCTCAGATCTTATTGGTGTCGATTATCAACAACACTCAGAGCATTGGCCTGTTGTTAAGCATGCGATGGCGACAAAAGACGTTGTCTTAGAAGATAGTATGCCACTTCAAAAGGGAGATCCTGGTATCGTGGCCCGAATCCCGATTTTCCTTGACCCTCCTTTCTATCAGCGCTATTGGGGAGTGGCTAGCGTGGTGATCAGTTTGCAAAACTTGCTTGCCGATGCTGGCGTATCGGAGTTTGAGGAGCATTACGATATTGCTATTGCTGTGATGGAAAACGAGGAGCAAGTTGGGAATTTACTGTACGGAGAACAGAACACACAGCAAAATGCCTTTACCAATGAGGTGATCTCATTCTCCCATGGTCAATGGTTGCTTTCAGCATCAACGGAAAATGGTTATGCCAGTGATGCAGATTGGTATCAGCGCAATAGTGTTCGATTGATAGGTTATAGCGCTTTGATTCTGGTGATTTTGGCATTCTTCGCTGTTTTTCGTCTTTACCGTACTGCGAACCAGTTGTCTTTACACGATGATCTTACTGGTCTACCTAATCGTCGCTACTTTATCTTTACGCTTCAAAGGCATTTAACTATCGCAAAAAACTCAAGTGGAAAAGAGTATTTTGCATTGGTCAATATTGATTTAGATAAGTTTAAGCAAATCAATGATAAATATGGTCATGATGCAGGCGATAGAGTACTGCGAGTCGTTGGCGAACGGATTCAAAATGCGCTCAGAGCATCCGATGTGGTTGCGCGTGTCGGTGGTGATGAGTTTCTTGTGTTAGTACCACGAATGAGAGAAGAGCAGCACATTCAATCAATAGTGCGCAATATTCGCTCTGCACTTATTGAACCTCCAATTGAGTACAACCAAGTACTCATTTCAATTCGCGCGAGTTTCGGTTATGCAATATACAGCCGAGAGATGTCCTCTGTTGAAGCGATCATGAAAGCAGCAGATAGCGCAATGTATAAACAGAAATTTAATGATCTTGAAAAGTGA
- a CDS encoding alpha-ketoglutarate-dependent dioxygenase AlkB family protein, producing the protein MQNTQWQNIQNGQLMYLEEFLTPDEADILYQTLMDTMPWRQESITLFGKTVAQPRLQVWFGDKAYQYSGLKLEANPMPDLIEKLCEQCSRTAGHLFNSVLINLYRDGYDSMGWHQDNEPELGDAPVIASISLGAERKFALKHNNGQDKLAYQLKHGSLLIMGGDMQHYWKHALPKSRKVHHPRINLTFRHIK; encoded by the coding sequence ATGCAGAATACTCAATGGCAAAACATTCAAAATGGTCAACTGATGTACCTTGAAGAATTCTTAACTCCGGATGAAGCCGATATTCTGTACCAAACACTAATGGATACCATGCCTTGGCGACAAGAATCCATAACACTATTCGGAAAAACAGTTGCACAACCCCGCTTGCAAGTCTGGTTTGGCGATAAAGCGTATCAATATTCCGGCTTAAAACTTGAGGCTAACCCAATGCCAGATCTTATCGAAAAGCTTTGTGAACAGTGCTCCCGAACCGCAGGACACCTTTTCAACTCAGTTTTGATAAACCTGTACCGAGATGGATATGATTCTATGGGATGGCATCAAGATAACGAACCCGAGTTAGGCGACGCCCCCGTTATCGCATCAATTAGTTTGGGCGCCGAACGTAAGTTCGCTCTTAAACACAATAACGGACAAGACAAGCTCGCTTACCAACTTAAACATGGCAGCCTACTTATTATGGGCGGTGATATGCAACATTACTGGAAACATGCCTTACCCAAAAGTAGAAAGGTCCACCACCCGCGAATTAACCTGACCTTCCGGCATATAAAATAA
- a CDS encoding DUF3541 domain-containing protein has protein sequence MRRQLLSLLIGLSISGFCVAGTPEQYQNSADMIKQTYEQRLFTLPAFKEGHYGLRMYRQTLDDKYAAAIWSDMARVASRLNYFAAEVNTPESIYLYSEQRLSGYLGKEDERSVRRFSATKYNPEYLYLGVDLLGSMARTNEYGLKHQQDEKLRKVLRHYDFSRYATDADMIRAWSAQLANQVYWLRQLGEQDVVQAFTDSFREVYPDSNDKKLSPQQYGNKLYGMTHIILADSHYYQKGVKEADHQWIYDYFRENIDTILVRAKEDVIAEVGVSFLLAGLDDDPVVEKTRQAINKAVDPNKGMIPSVDGDFDFSSGEHRNVLAIMLLDWQKVNPAPNYQNQPEIFKQIPYGLEAK, from the coding sequence ATGCGACGCCAACTTCTCTCTCTTTTAATTGGATTGTCTATCTCTGGCTTCTGCGTTGCGGGCACACCTGAGCAATACCAAAACTCTGCTGACATGATCAAGCAAACCTATGAACAACGTTTGTTTACGTTGCCAGCTTTTAAAGAAGGCCACTACGGGTTAAGAATGTACCGCCAAACCTTAGATGACAAATACGCTGCTGCCATTTGGAGTGATATGGCGCGAGTGGCCAGTCGACTCAACTATTTCGCCGCAGAAGTAAATACACCTGAAAGTATCTATTTGTACTCAGAACAGCGCTTGTCTGGCTATCTAGGCAAAGAAGATGAACGTAGTGTGCGACGCTTTAGCGCAACCAAATATAATCCAGAATACCTTTACTTAGGCGTTGATTTGCTTGGTTCGATGGCTCGCACTAATGAGTATGGCTTAAAACATCAACAAGACGAGAAGCTACGCAAAGTGCTTCGTCACTATGATTTTTCTCGCTACGCGACCGATGCAGATATGATTCGAGCTTGGTCAGCACAATTAGCCAACCAAGTTTATTGGCTGCGACAACTCGGTGAACAGGATGTCGTTCAAGCATTTACTGATAGCTTTAGAGAAGTGTACCCGGACTCAAATGACAAAAAGCTGTCGCCACAACAGTATGGCAATAAGCTGTATGGGATGACGCACATCATTCTAGCCGACTCTCATTACTATCAAAAAGGTGTGAAAGAAGCCGATCATCAGTGGATCTATGACTACTTCAGAGAAAATATCGATACTATTTTGGTGCGAGCAAAAGAAGATGTCATTGCTGAAGTTGGAGTCAGCTTTTTACTTGCAGGCCTTGACGATGATCCAGTCGTTGAAAAAACACGTCAAGCAATCAATAAAGCTGTAGACCCAAATAAGGGCATGATTCCATCGGTTGATGGGGATTTTGACTTTTCAAGCGGTGAGCATCGTAACGTATTAGCCATCATGTTGCTCGACTGGCAGAAAGTAAATCCTGCGCCTAATTATCAAAACCAACCTGAAATCTTTAAACAAATCCCCTATGGATTGGAAGCAAAATAG
- a CDS encoding ABC1 kinase family protein, producing the protein MVDKESKIPSHRLARIGQFASLATRIGGNVVAEGTKQWLAGNRPHAKDLLLTPANLSRVADQLAHLRGAAMKVGQMLSMDSGDLLSPELAEVLARLRSDANPMLAKQLDKSLVEGLGTDWKRHFLSFNFKPVASASIGQVHKAYTDDGDQVAVKVQYPGIRNSIDSDIDNVATLLNLVGVIPKDIDFTALLEQAKLQLHAEANYQLESQYLNQYKQYLATNSHFIVPRVFPAMTSETVLTMDFVEGDKIESLANAPQHLRDNVMHRLFELFFAELFEFKLVQTDPNFANYLYNHQQEKIVLLDFGATRVYSDTISEGYRLAFRAAIENDTQGIEQALRQIGFFSQTIVEKQKLAIIDLVTLACEPMGIDQTYDFGVSDLANKIRQRGSALSFQENYWHTPPIDAIFLHRKIAGLYLLAARVKAKINIHSLVIKHLY; encoded by the coding sequence ATGGTAGACAAAGAATCAAAAATTCCCTCACATCGCCTAGCCAGAATCGGCCAGTTTGCCTCACTTGCCACTCGCATCGGTGGAAACGTAGTCGCAGAGGGAACAAAACAATGGTTAGCGGGGAATCGTCCACACGCAAAAGACCTGCTTCTCACACCCGCAAATCTATCCAGAGTTGCTGATCAACTCGCACATTTGCGAGGCGCGGCAATGAAAGTCGGTCAGATGCTATCCATGGACAGTGGTGATCTCCTCTCACCTGAATTAGCAGAGGTACTGGCGCGCTTACGTTCCGATGCCAACCCTATGCTGGCAAAGCAGCTTGATAAATCGCTAGTAGAAGGATTAGGAACTGACTGGAAACGTCACTTTCTGTCGTTTAACTTCAAGCCAGTTGCGAGCGCTTCCATAGGCCAAGTGCATAAAGCCTATACTGACGATGGCGACCAAGTTGCAGTTAAAGTGCAGTACCCTGGTATTCGCAACAGCATTGATAGCGATATTGATAATGTCGCTACGCTGCTTAACTTAGTCGGTGTTATTCCAAAAGACATCGACTTTACTGCACTTCTTGAACAAGCTAAGTTGCAGTTACACGCAGAAGCCAACTACCAACTCGAAAGCCAGTATCTCAACCAATATAAACAGTATTTAGCCACTAACTCACACTTTATCGTACCAAGGGTATTTCCGGCGATGACGAGTGAAACGGTGCTTACTATGGATTTTGTCGAAGGAGACAAGATTGAGTCACTAGCTAATGCCCCCCAACACCTGCGCGATAACGTGATGCATCGACTGTTCGAGCTGTTTTTCGCTGAGTTATTTGAGTTTAAACTGGTACAAACAGACCCAAACTTTGCTAATTACCTCTATAACCACCAGCAAGAGAAAATCGTTCTACTCGATTTTGGTGCAACTCGCGTGTATAGCGATACCATTAGTGAGGGTTACCGCTTAGCATTTCGCGCTGCCATTGAAAACGATACACAAGGTATTGAGCAAGCTCTGCGCCAGATTGGGTTTTTCAGTCAAACAATTGTGGAGAAACAAAAGCTCGCCATTATTGATTTAGTCACACTAGCGTGCGAGCCCATGGGCATTGACCAAACTTACGATTTTGGCGTGTCAGACCTAGCGAACAAAATTCGTCAGCGCGGTAGTGCTTTGAGCTTCCAAGAAAACTACTGGCATACACCGCCCATCGATGCCATTTTCCTTCATCGCAAAATTGCTGGGTTATATCTTCTCGCTGCGAGAGTAAAAGCTAAGATCAATATTCACAGTTTGGTGATCAAACATCTGTACTGA
- a CDS encoding DUF2850 domain-containing protein: MFELNIKVSNIDIALLHNVLQSVTREIKFHTVASIAGRIAMSWYYSKQKAGNISALMPLMTKGAMLIVLCLCIGAISVIAHLNYQDSVNPKHVYGTWLETGTPSYNSASIKFTEHGVYRNQRMISTQFDFDGKKIHVTTGSGVYIYQLSQSNKIPQLRRIQPNSPTQRFVKKGYEHLIDKEDGGIAKRRRAALAEHFTEE, encoded by the coding sequence ATGTTTGAGCTGAACATCAAAGTTTCAAACATAGATATTGCGTTACTACACAATGTTCTACAATCTGTTACACGTGAGATAAAATTTCACACTGTTGCATCAATAGCAGGGCGGATAGCAATGTCGTGGTACTACTCCAAGCAAAAGGCAGGGAACATTTCTGCGTTGATGCCTTTAATGACTAAAGGCGCGATGCTTATTGTCTTGTGCTTATGTATCGGAGCAATCAGTGTTATCGCTCATCTAAACTACCAAGACTCTGTCAACCCCAAGCATGTTTATGGCACATGGCTTGAGACAGGTACCCCCTCCTACAATAGTGCGTCCATTAAATTCACCGAGCATGGTGTTTATCGAAATCAACGAATGATCTCGACGCAATTTGACTTTGATGGCAAGAAAATTCATGTCACTACCGGTTCAGGGGTTTATATCTATCAACTCTCCCAGTCGAATAAAATACCACAACTACGGCGTATTCAACCCAATAGCCCGACTCAGCGCTTTGTGAAAAAAGGTTACGAGCATCTTATCGATAAAGAAGATGGCGGCATAGCAAAACGCAGACGTGCTGCGTTAGCTGAACATTTCACCGAAGAATAG
- a CDS encoding mechanosensitive ion channel family protein: MNEFKSLLPTSWESLSQQLDTNIVLLTAISLISWLTWRLIYSRLEVLVQRTSIHWDDLTLQALKTPISTLIWCWPATISLGLVLQKQNFIQLDWLSTVKLILVIVIFIWFLMRLVNKVEEYVLAQKKRDETTVQAVAKVARLFFLTIGALTVMQTLGLSLSGLLTFGGVGGLIVGLAAKDLLSNFFGGMMIYFDRPFKVGDWVRSPDRQIEGTVERIGWRMTIIRTFDKRPLYVPNSVFSSIVVENPSRMLNRRIYETVGLRYDDGSKVETITAQIKQMLEHHPDIDANQTLIVNLNGFGASSLNIMVYTFTKTINWIRYQEVKQDVLLKIMDIVAANGADIAFPTQTLKIDPIHAGELAPIPVQP; encoded by the coding sequence ATGAATGAATTTAAGTCATTACTTCCAACTTCTTGGGAGTCTTTGTCTCAACAACTCGACACGAATATTGTACTGCTGACCGCAATCAGTTTAATTTCCTGGTTAACTTGGCGTCTGATATACAGCCGTTTAGAAGTGTTAGTACAACGCACGAGCATTCATTGGGATGACCTCACCTTACAAGCTCTAAAAACGCCAATTAGTACTTTGATTTGGTGTTGGCCTGCGACGATTTCTCTGGGATTAGTGTTGCAAAAGCAAAACTTTATTCAGCTAGATTGGTTGAGTACCGTAAAGCTAATTTTGGTAATCGTCATTTTCATTTGGTTCTTGATGCGTTTGGTCAATAAAGTCGAAGAATACGTTCTTGCTCAGAAAAAGCGAGATGAAACCACGGTTCAAGCCGTTGCCAAAGTCGCCAGATTATTCTTCTTAACTATCGGTGCTTTGACGGTCATGCAAACCCTAGGGCTTAGCTTATCAGGTCTGCTAACTTTTGGTGGTGTCGGTGGCTTGATTGTCGGTTTAGCCGCAAAAGACCTGCTATCAAACTTTTTCGGTGGCATGATGATCTATTTCGACCGCCCATTTAAAGTTGGAGATTGGGTCCGTTCTCCAGATCGTCAAATTGAGGGCACTGTCGAACGAATTGGCTGGCGTATGACGATTATTCGTACGTTCGATAAACGCCCTCTATATGTGCCAAATTCCGTATTCAGTAGTATTGTGGTCGAAAACCCTTCTCGTATGCTTAATCGCCGTATCTACGAAACTGTCGGACTTCGATATGATGATGGCAGCAAAGTTGAAACGATCACTGCACAGATTAAACAGATGTTGGAGCACCACCCAGACATCGACGCCAATCAAACCTTAATTGTAAATCTTAATGGCTTTGGCGCATCCTCACTCAATATTATGGTGTATACCTTTACCAAAACCATTAACTGGATTCGCTATCAAGAAGTGAAGCAGGATGTTCTGCTAAAGATTATGGACATCGTGGCCGCAAATGGCGCAGATATCGCCTTCCCAACCCAAACGCTAAAAATCGATCCAATTCATGCTGGAGAGTTAGCACCAATTCCTGTTCAGCCATAA